From Mycolicibacterium cosmeticum, a single genomic window includes:
- a CDS encoding RidA family protein, protein MSTERTAPAPQGDYVAAVEHGGVIYAAGMTPRRDGVLVTSGTVGATLSADAARTAAGLAARNALAAVRSVLPSGAGLRCLRMTVYVACTPDFTALSAVADGASAVLAAELGPGALPARSAVGVSSLPSGAPVEVELTAARCDAR, encoded by the coding sequence GTGTCGACTGAGCGGACCGCGCCGGCCCCGCAGGGTGACTATGTGGCCGCCGTCGAACACGGCGGGGTGATCTACGCGGCGGGGATGACACCACGGCGGGACGGCGTGCTCGTCACCTCCGGCACCGTCGGTGCCACGCTGTCGGCCGACGCGGCTCGCACCGCGGCCGGGCTCGCCGCGCGCAACGCCCTGGCCGCCGTCCGCTCGGTGCTACCCAGCGGTGCCGGCCTGCGTTGCCTGCGGATGACGGTGTACGTCGCATGTACGCCGGATTTCACCGCGCTGAGCGCGGTGGCCGACGGTGCTTCGGCCGTCCTGGCGGCGGAGTTGGGCCCCGGTGCCCTGCCCGCGCGCAGTGCTGTAGGGGTGTCGTCGCTGCCATCGGGCGCCCCGGTCGAGGTGGAACTCACCGCTGCGCGGTGTGACGCTCGCTGA